CTGATGCTCACCGCCTCCGGCGACGTCAGCGACCGCGTGGAGGGCCTGGAGATCGGCGCGGACGACTATCTGCCCAAGCCCTTCGCCTTCAGCGAGCTGACCGCGCGCGTACGCGCACTGGGCCGCCGCACCACCGTGGCCCTGCCGCCCGTCCTGGAGCGCGCCGGCATCAAGCTGGACCCCAACCGCCGCGAGGTCTTCCGCGAGGGCCGGGAGGTCCAGCTGGCGCCGAAGGAGTTCGCCGTGCTGGAGGTACTCATGCGCAGCGAGGGCGCGGTGGTCTCGGCCGAGCAGCTCCTGGAGAAGGCCTGGGACGAGAACACCGACCCGTTCACCAACGTCGTCCGGGTCACGGTCATGACGCTCCGCCGCAAGCTCGGCGAGCCCGCCGTCATCGTCACCGTGCCCGGCTCCGGATACCGGATCTGACGCCCTATGCCCACTCCTGCCACCCCCGCACCACCGGCGACCCCTCCCACGCCGCCGAAGCCCACCTGGGACCCCCGTCAGCCGGTCGTCCGGCCGTTCCCCTGGCTCCGCCCCACCATCCGGATAAGGCTCACCCTGCTCTACGGCGGGATGTTCCTGATGGCCGGAGTGCTGCTGCTGACGATCATCTATCTGCTGGCCGCCAACGCGCTGAGCACCGGCAGTGAGCCGCTGATCGAGCTGGTCAACGGCAGCCAGGTGAAGGTCACGGGCGACGCCTGCCCCGGCCTCAAGGCCCCCGGCCTCACCCCCGGCCAGGCCAACGACATCCTCAGCACCTGCATGAGCCACCAGCGCCAAGGGGCCCTGGAAGGCCTCCTGCGCCGTTCCCTGCTCGCTCTCCTCGGTCTCGCCGTCATCGCCTTCGCCTTCGGCTACGCCATGGCCGGCCGGGTTCTCTCGCCGCTCGGCAAGATGACCCGCACCGCCCGTCGCGTCGCGGGGACGGACCTGTCCCGGCGCATCGAACTGGGTGGGCCGGACGACGAGTTGAAGGAGCTCTCGGACACCTTCGACGAGATGCTGGACCGGCTGGAGCGGGCCTTCACCGCGCAGCAGCGGTTCGTGGCCAACGCCTCGCACGAGCTGCGCACCCCGCTGGCGATCAACCGGACGCTGCTGGAGGTCCATCTCTCCGACCCCGGCGCCTCGCCCGAGCTGCAGCAGCTCGGCAA
The window above is part of the Streptomyces syringium genome. Proteins encoded here:
- a CDS encoding response regulator transcription factor codes for the protein MRVLVVEDEQLLADAVATGLRREAMAVDVVYDGAAALERIAVNDYDVIVLDRDLPLVHGDDVCRKVVELGMPTRVLMLTASGDVSDRVEGLEIGADDYLPKPFAFSELTARVRALGRRTTVALPPVLERAGIKLDPNRREVFREGREVQLAPKEFAVLEVLMRSEGAVVSAEQLLEKAWDENTDPFTNVVRVTVMTLRRKLGEPAVIVTVPGSGYRI
- a CDS encoding sensor histidine kinase — translated: MPTPATPAPPATPPTPPKPTWDPRQPVVRPFPWLRPTIRIRLTLLYGGMFLMAGVLLLTIIYLLAANALSTGSEPLIELVNGSQVKVTGDACPGLKAPGLTPGQANDILSTCMSHQRQGALEGLLRRSLLALLGLAVIAFAFGYAMAGRVLSPLGKMTRTARRVAGTDLSRRIELGGPDDELKELSDTFDEMLDRLERAFTAQQRFVANASHELRTPLAINRTLLEVHLSDPGASPELQQLGKTLLATNERSEQLVEGLLLLARSDNEIVDRKPVDLAEVASQALDQARAEAQGKGVELRGTREPAVVQGNGVLLERIALNLVQNAVRYNTPDGWVEVTTRSLPGQALLVVENTGPIVPAYELDNIFEPFRRLRTERTGSDKGVGLGLSIVRSVARAHGGRITAEPREGGGLIMRVVLPT